The genomic region CCGTAGTGGCATGATAGAGAAAATATTGCATTCAGCCTGTCCGCAGCGAAATCGAACGATGTGCTTAAGCCTTCCGGAGGGGCAGGGCAATCTGCAAGTGGCCAAGGCGTCGAAGACTGTCCGTCCGCATAGCATTACGCATTTGAAATTTGCTCTCCGCTGCAAATCCCTTAATTTTTCAGCCGCATCATTCGCACAACCGGTTTCAAGGCGGGCGAGATCCGTCCTTCCCGGTCCTATGCGCCCATCAACCTGAGGCCTCGTGTCAAAGAACCAACCTGCGTTGCGGACGTTTCGGCCTCGCATCGGCGACGTGAGCGGACGCGTGGGTTTTGCCGGCGTGCTGGCGCTGTCGTTCGCGCTGCTGCCGTCGCCGCTGTTCGCTGAGGATCCGCTGCCGACCGATGCCGAGACGGCCAAGCGCGTCCTGCAGGAAAAGAAGCACGAGCTCGACGTTAACGCGGCCAAGGAGCTGACGATCCAATCGGACGTCGCGCAGCTCGATGCGGAACGCGAGCAGTTGAATGGCCGGCTTATCGATACGGCTGCTCTCATTCAGCGCAGCGAAGGCAAGATGACCGCGATCGAAGGCCGGTTGTCGGAACTCGAAGAGCAGGAGCGGATCGTTCGCGGTTCGCTGGCGCAGCGGCATGTCGAGATCGCGGCGCTGCTCAGTGCACTTCAACGCATGGGGCGCAACCCGCCGCCGGTTCTCGTGACGCGACGCGAGGATGCGCTCAAGATGGTTCGCAGCGCGATGCTGTTGTCGTCGGCGTTTCCGGGGCTCAGAGATCAGGCGGTGGCGCTTGGAACGCAGCTCGCCGATCTGCAGCGCGTAATGGGCAACATTCGCACCGAAGGCGCGCGACTTCAGGCCGAGACGGACCGGCTCAATGAAGCTCGCACCCGGCTCGCGAGTTTGATGGAAGCCAAGAAGCTGACGTTGCAGGACCGGAAATCGCAGCTTGCGTCGGTGCGCACCGCGACCTCGGACATTTCCAAGAGTGTCACAAGCCTTTCCGATCTCATCAACAAGCTCGACACGGCCGTTTCTGAAAAGACCGGACTCGGCACTTACGATGAAGAGCTGAAAGCGCGTCAGCGGACGCAAAGCCAGCAGGTGGCGTCGGCTGCTCCGGCATCGGGACCGCAGATCATCAAGCCACCACCGGCGGACGACGCTGCGGTCAAAACTGCCAAGGTCGCCGAGGCGACGCCGTCAGTGCAGCCTGCGCCTCCGCCTGCAACAGCAGCGAAAGCGGCAACGGCCGCCGCGGCGTCGAAGGTTGTGGCTCAAGGCACGCAGCCAGCGTCTGCCACCACTGCCCCCAATGGCCAGAAGGTTGCGATGGTTGAGCTTGAGCCGGGGGGAGCATCGCTCATTCCCGGTAGCCCGGGCCGCATCAAACCGGCCATCCCGTTTTCGGATGCACGCGGCAAACTGCCGTTACCGGCCCAGGGTCGGCGGGCCCTTGGATTCGGCGAGAAAACGCAATTTGGCGGACAATCCAAGGGGATTGTCATCGAGACGCGGTATTCCGCCCAAGTTACGTCGCCATGCGATGGCTGGGTTGTCTACGCCGGTGAATTTCGCAGCTATGGGCAACTCTTGATCATTAATGCAGGCGACGGCTATCATGTTCTGCTCGCGGGCCTATCGCAGATCGATGTTCAGCCGGGACAGTTCGTACTGACCGCAGAGCCCGTCGGTACAATGAGTGGTGGTCAAAAGAATTCGTCGTCCGCGACACCAGTAAGCGGACCCGTATTATACGTTGAACTTCGTAAAGATGGACGTCCTATCGATCCCGATCCCTGGTGGGCATCAGGTCAGCAGAAGGTACAAGGCTAATGCGCAAGACAGACTATGCATTCTGGACATTCCTGCTGATGACGGGTTTGGCCGGAGCGACAACGCTCCTGAATGTCACCCAGACGTACTCGGCGACGTCATCGCAGAATTCCGAACTCTATAAGCAGCTCGATCTTTTCGGCGACGTTCTTGAGCGCGTTCGCTCCGACTACGTCGACAAGCCCGACGATACGCAGCTTATCGAAGCCGCGATCAACGGCATGCTGTCGTCGCTCGATCCGCATTCGTCTTATATGAGCCCGAAGAATTTCCGGGATATGCAGGTCCAGACGCGCGGTGAGTTCGGCGGTCTCGGCATCGAAGTGACGATGGAGAACGGCGTTATCAAAGTCGTTTCGCCGATCGACGATACGCCTGCCTCCAAGGCTGGCCTGATGGCCAACGACCTCATCACGCATCTCGATAACGAAGCCATCTCGGGTCTGACGCTCGAGCAGGCGGTCGAGAAGATGCGCGGTCCGGTCAACACGCCCATTACGCTGACGATCGTCCGCAAGGGCAAGGATGAGCCGTTCGACGTCAAGGTTGTGCGCGACGTGATCCGCATCAACCCGGTCAAGTCGCATGTCGAAGGCGATGTCGGCTACATCAAGATCTCGACCTTCAACGAGCAGACGCATGCCAACCTCGTGAAGGCCGTCGAGAGCCTCGACAAGGAAATCGGGCCGAACATCAAGGGCTACATCATCGACCTGCGCAACAATCCGGGCGGTCTTCTCGATCAGGCGATCGCGGTTTCCGACGACTTTCTGGAGCAGGGCGCGATCGTGCTGACCAAGGGCCGCAACAACGAAGAGACGCAGCGTGCGAACGCACGTCCCGGCGATATCAGCGACGGCAAGAAGATCGTCGTGCTGATCAACGGCGGTTCGGCTTCGGCGTCTGAAATCGTTGCTGGTGCTTTGCAGGATCACAAGCGTGCGACGGTCATCGGCACCCGCTCGTTCGGCAAGGGTTCGGTGCAGACGATCATTCCGCTCGGCGCCAACGGTGCGATCCGTCTGACGACGGCGCGCTACTACACGCCGTCGAACCGGTCGATCCAGGCTAAGGGCATCGATCCGGATATCAACGTCGCCGAGGCTGTGCCGGATGACCTGAAGGACAAGATCGCTGCTGAAAAGCCGCGCGGTGAAGCGAGCCTTCGCGGCCATCTGAAGAACCCGAGCAATCCGGACCAGACGAAAGACGACGATCTGGCGGAACCGTCGGGCTCGCCGTCCTACGTCAACAAGGACGCGGCGAAGGATACGCAGTTGCAGTACGCAATCTCGTTCCTCGACGGCAAGGCGAAGGGACCGGAGACGTCCAGCGCGGCGCCGTCTCCTTCGGACACGCCGGCCGCCAAGCCGTCGACCGACGCTGACGACAAGAAGGCCCCGGCGGCACCGTCGTCCGACGACGACAAGAAGGTGACGCCGAACTAAGGCTACGCCGTCTGAACTCAAGGCATTCAAAGGGCGCTGGAAACGGCGCCCTTTGTGTTATGGAGCGGCCGGAACAAGGGACGAGGCAATCGCACATGAGTAAGTCAGGGAAACCGAACATCAAGCCCGAGGATCTGCCCTATCGGCCGTGTGTGGGGCAGATGGTCATCAACGCCGAAGGGCTCGTTTGGGTAGGCCGCCGCGCCGACATTCCGGGTGATGCGGAAGGGCGCGGGACCTGGTGGCAGATGCCGCAGGGCGGCATCGATGCTGGCGAAGAGCCCGCCAAAGCAGCGAGGCGCGAACTGTTTGAGGAAACGGCGATGGTTTCCGTCGAACAGATCGGGGAGCTATCGCGCTGGGTCACTTACGACTTGCCGCCTGAATTGATCGGCGTCGCCTGGGGCGGTCGCTATCGCGGGCAGAAGCAGATATGGTTTGCCTATCGCTTCCTGGGAACGGACAGCGAAATCAACATCACGCCCGGCGAAGGGCTGGAACCTGAGTTCGTGGAATGGCGTTGGGCTAGCGCGCATGACCTTCTCGACCTTATCGTTCCATTCAAGCGCGCGGTCTACCGCGAGGTTCTGAGGGAGTTCGCGCCGTTAGCGCGCCCGACGCGCGGCTAGCGTCGCCCTAACGCTGCATTTTTGCTTCAGATTCTGATTAAAAAAGCGACTTGTCCTCGCTTCCTGTTTATATGACAGTCTAATGTCATACGGCTGCTACGTTTTTCTGCAGAATCAGGATGCGCCATCAATCAACTCACAAATGCGAGGGTTGCAACCAGGAATGACAGTGTTGCCGACACCAGCCAGCTTGTCTCCGAATGCTCTGCCTTTCCGGACCGGCGTCGGCATCATGCTCATCAATCGCGACGGTCTCGTTTGGGTTGGCCGGCGGCGTCCGAAGTGGGCCAGCGACGGCCAAGCGCATATCTGGCAGATGCCGCAGGGCGGAATCGAGAAGTTCGAAGCGCCGCGCATCGCCGCGTTGAGGGAGCTTCGCGAAGAAACCGGCGTGACGCATGTCGAGATGCTGGCCGAGCACCCGGAATGGCTGTCGTATGAACTGCCGCCTCACCTTCTCGGCGTGGCGCTGAAGGGCCGTTATCGCGGCCAGCGGCAGAAATGGTTTGCGATGCGCTTCCTCGGTGAGGACAGCGATATCGACATTGCGGCGAAGGCGGAAACCAAAGCCGAGTTCGATATGTGGCGCTGGGCGCCGATGGAAACCCTTCCCGAACTGATCGTGCCGTTCAAGCGCGGGATTTACGAGCGGGTTACGACCGACTTCGCCTATCTGGCGCGTCCGGCGACCGAGCCGTCTGCGGAAGACTAAAGTTTTGCTGGCTTGTCGGTTCAGACGGTGAGGCCAGCTTGCGTCATCAGAAGGCGCATCAGGCCGGCGACCGCGCCGAGCGCCAGCACGCTCAACGTCCAAATCAGCACGAGCCAGCCGACGCGCCGCGCCCAGGATGGGGGCTTCGTTTCGGCGTTGCCCGGCATCAGTGATACCCCTCTCCCGCTTTCACTTTGCCGCGGAACACGTGGTAGGCCCAGGCGGTGTAGAAGAGAATGAACGGGATCGTGAACAACGCGCCGACGAGTGTGAAGCCTAAGCTTTGCGGCGGCGAGGCTGCGTCCCAGATCGAGATCGACGGCGGCACGATGTTCGGCCACAGGCTGATGACGAGCCCGCTGTAGCCCAGAAAAACGAGACCCAACGCGAGCAGGAACGGCATTGCGTGCGTGTCGCGTGCGATGGCCCACAGCAACGCCACTGCCGCGACGACAACCAAAATCGGCACCGGCGAGAAAAATACGATGTTGGGGAAGGAAAACCAACGCGTGGCAATCTCAGGATGGCTCAGTGGCGTCCATAGGCTGACGATGGCGATGGTCGCAAGCAAGGCCAAGACGATCGGCTTGGAGAGTTCACGCATGCGTTCGAGTAAAGCGCCCTCGGTCTTCAGGATCAGCCACGTCGCGCCAAGCAGCGCGTAGGCGACGATCAAGCCCAGTCCGGAAAAAATTGCGAAGGGCGTCAGCCAGTCGAAGGCACCGCCCGAATAGACGTGATTTTCGACCTGGAAGCCGTTGATGAACGATCCAAGCACGACGCCTTGCGAGAATGTGGCGATGTACGATCCGCCGGCGAACGCCTTATCCCAGATCGGCTTGTGCGCATCGTCGGCCTTGAAGCGGAATTCGAATGCGACGCCGCGCAAGATCAATCCGAGCAGCATGGCGATGATCGGCAAATACATGGCCGAGAGAACGATGGAATAGGCGATCGGGAAGGCCGCAAGAAGACCGGCGCCGCCAAGCACCAGCCACGTCTCGTTGCCGTCCCAGACCGGAGCGACGGTATTCACCATCGTATCGCGGTCGGTGCGGTCTTTGACGAAGGGAAAGAGAATGCCGATCCCGAGGTCGAAGCCATCCATGATGACGTACATCATCAGGCCGAAGCCGATGATCACGGCCCAGAGAAGCGGGAGGTCGATACCGATGTCCATGGTTCGCGTCTCCTCAAATGGCCGGATTGTCGATTTTGTCTTCGACCGCAGAGAGCGGGCGCGCAGGACGCAGGTGCGGATCTTTGTCCGCATCGGGTTGCGGTCCGCCGCTTTCGTCGGGGCCTTGATCGACGACCTTCAGCATGTAGCCGACACCTGTGCCGAACACTGCGAAATAGACAACGACGAAAGCGCAGAGCGTGATCGACAGCGCAAGGACCGAATGGTTCGAGACGGCGTCGGCGGTCCGCAATTGCCCATAGACGACCCAGGGCTGGCGGCCGATCTCCGTCGTTAGCCAACCGGCGAGAATGGCAATCAGCCCCGCCGGACCCATCAGCAATGCGAAGCGGAGGAAGTAGTCTGACGAATAGAGCCGCTCCTTCCAGCGCAGCCACAGGCTCCAGACGCCAAGTGCCACCATGAGCAGGCCGAGCCCGACCATGATGCGGAACGTCCAGAAGATAATCGTGGAGTTCGGACGGTCTTGCGGCGGGAATTCCTTGAGGCCTGGAATGTGGCCGGTGAGACTGTGCGTCAGCACGAGCGAGCCGAGTTCGGGGATTTCAAGCGCGTAGCGCGTCGTCTCGGCCTTCATGTCGGGCCAGCCAAAGAGGATGAGCGGGACGCTCTGGCCCGGCTCGTTTTGCCAGTGTCCTTCGATGGCTGCGATCTTGGCGGGCTGGTATTTCAGCGTGTTCAGGCCGTGCTGATCGCCGACGAGAATCTGGATCGGCGCAAGGATCAGGATCAGCCACATCGCCATCGAGAACATGGTGCGGATCGCAGGCGATGATCGGCCTTTAAGCAGGTGCCACGCGGCGGAAGCGCCGACGAACAAGCCAACGGCAAGCTCGGATGCAACGAC from Hyphomicrobium sp. MC1 harbors:
- a CDS encoding cytochrome ubiquinol oxidase subunit I, encoding MITTVSALSAFELARIQFGFTVSFHIIFPAITIGLGTYLVVLEGMWLLTKDTAYRDLYHFWSKVFAINFGMGVVSGLVMAYQFGTNWSGFTAFAGGVTGPLLTYEVLTAFFLEAGFLGVMLFGWNKVGPGLHFFATIMVSLGTLLSANWILASNSWMQTPAGFEVIDGRVVPVDWLKVIFNPSFPYRLAHMVVASELAVGLFVGASAAWHLLKGRSSPAIRTMFSMAMWLILILAPIQILVGDQHGLNTLKYQPAKIAAIEGHWQNEPGQSVPLILFGWPDMKAETTRYALEIPELGSLVLTHSLTGHIPGLKEFPPQDRPNSTIIFWTFRIMVGLGLLMVALGVWSLWLRWKERLYSSDYFLRFALLMGPAGLIAILAGWLTTEIGRQPWVVYGQLRTADAVSNHSVLALSITLCAFVVVYFAVFGTGVGYMLKVVDQGPDESGGPQPDADKDPHLRPARPLSAVEDKIDNPAI
- a CDS encoding DUF2474 domain-containing protein, coding for MPGNAETKPPSWARRVGWLVLIWTLSVLALGAVAGLMRLLMTQAGLTV
- a CDS encoding S41 family peptidase gives rise to the protein MRKTDYAFWTFLLMTGLAGATTLLNVTQTYSATSSQNSELYKQLDLFGDVLERVRSDYVDKPDDTQLIEAAINGMLSSLDPHSSYMSPKNFRDMQVQTRGEFGGLGIEVTMENGVIKVVSPIDDTPASKAGLMANDLITHLDNEAISGLTLEQAVEKMRGPVNTPITLTIVRKGKDEPFDVKVVRDVIRINPVKSHVEGDVGYIKISTFNEQTHANLVKAVESLDKEIGPNIKGYIIDLRNNPGGLLDQAIAVSDDFLEQGAIVLTKGRNNEETQRANARPGDISDGKKIVVLINGGSASASEIVAGALQDHKRATVIGTRSFGKGSVQTIIPLGANGAIRLTTARYYTPSNRSIQAKGIDPDINVAEAVPDDLKDKIAAEKPRGEASLRGHLKNPSNPDQTKDDDLAEPSGSPSYVNKDAAKDTQLQYAISFLDGKAKGPETSSAAPSPSDTPAAKPSTDADDKKAPAAPSSDDDKKVTPN
- a CDS encoding RNA pyrophosphohydrolase; translation: MSKSGKPNIKPEDLPYRPCVGQMVINAEGLVWVGRRADIPGDAEGRGTWWQMPQGGIDAGEEPAKAARRELFEETAMVSVEQIGELSRWVTYDLPPELIGVAWGGRYRGQKQIWFAYRFLGTDSEINITPGEGLEPEFVEWRWASAHDLLDLIVPFKRAVYREVLREFAPLARPTRG
- a CDS encoding murein hydrolase activator EnvC — encoded protein: MSKNQPALRTFRPRIGDVSGRVGFAGVLALSFALLPSPLFAEDPLPTDAETAKRVLQEKKHELDVNAAKELTIQSDVAQLDAEREQLNGRLIDTAALIQRSEGKMTAIEGRLSELEEQERIVRGSLAQRHVEIAALLSALQRMGRNPPPVLVTRREDALKMVRSAMLLSSAFPGLRDQAVALGTQLADLQRVMGNIRTEGARLQAETDRLNEARTRLASLMEAKKLTLQDRKSQLASVRTATSDISKSVTSLSDLINKLDTAVSEKTGLGTYDEELKARQRTQSQQVASAAPASGPQIIKPPPADDAAVKTAKVAEATPSVQPAPPPATAAKAATAAAASKVVAQGTQPASATTAPNGQKVAMVELEPGGASLIPGSPGRIKPAIPFSDARGKLPLPAQGRRALGFGEKTQFGGQSKGIVIETRYSAQVTSPCDGWVVYAGEFRSYGQLLIINAGDGYHVLLAGLSQIDVQPGQFVLTAEPVGTMSGGQKNSSSATPVSGPVLYVELRKDGRPIDPDPWWASGQQKVQG
- a CDS encoding RNA pyrophosphohydrolase is translated as MTVLPTPASLSPNALPFRTGVGIMLINRDGLVWVGRRRPKWASDGQAHIWQMPQGGIEKFEAPRIAALRELREETGVTHVEMLAEHPEWLSYELPPHLLGVALKGRYRGQRQKWFAMRFLGEDSDIDIAAKAETKAEFDMWRWAPMETLPELIVPFKRGIYERVTTDFAYLARPATEPSAED
- the cydB gene encoding cytochrome d ubiquinol oxidase subunit II codes for the protein MGIDLPLLWAVIIGFGLMMYVIMDGFDLGIGILFPFVKDRTDRDTMVNTVAPVWDGNETWLVLGGAGLLAAFPIAYSIVLSAMYLPIIAMLLGLILRGVAFEFRFKADDAHKPIWDKAFAGGSYIATFSQGVVLGSFINGFQVENHVYSGGAFDWLTPFAIFSGLGLIVAYALLGATWLILKTEGALLERMRELSKPIVLALLATIAIVSLWTPLSHPEIATRWFSFPNIVFFSPVPILVVVAAVALLWAIARDTHAMPFLLALGLVFLGYSGLVISLWPNIVPPSISIWDAASPPQSLGFTLVGALFTIPFILFYTAWAYHVFRGKVKAGEGYH